Proteins encoded together in one Corallococcus soli window:
- the nuoL gene encoding NADH-quinone oxidoreductase subunit L: MDGIVEFFRTAPIPPEVFAPSLGLIILLPLLGAFVCGVFGKWLGRANVHLVACSAIAGAFVLSLMAFWATSDAAGGRVVSMPNPFGIDRDVVRYAIAHDYGTWFAAGDFRVNFGLMVDHLSGILLLVITGVGFLIHLYSTSYMEHDDGYWRFFAYLNLFVAAMLTLVMADNLVLLFVGWEGVGMASYLLIGFWYTDSAKAWAGRKAFVTNRIGDFAFLIATFLLVLTVGAFNRQADARDYSAAGSTRSRYEQGLSAKGPVTFKGLEKMALAMPEGVGGAVALSTPIKEGPLAGYTFGGVMTATMLLFLLGAAGKSAQLPLYVWLPDAMAGPTPVSALIHAATMVTAGVYLFCRMSSLLVLSPTAMATIAIVGALTSLLAALIAFAQDDIKKVLAYSTVSQLGIMFMGVGMGVFWAAALHLVTHACFKACLFLGAGSVMHGNGDETDIKKLGGLWKEMKWTHATFLVSTLAITGIIPLSGFFSKDAVFHGVHHNHLQDLHWVSGFVYAMGLLITACTAFYMSRVYLLTFTGKRSPEAKLAHAHESSWFMTLPLVVLAFLSVVTLVYALPLMPRSGGGFQPLFENFLSPVLRPAETVARVAKTVALDNSAPAFMDYLIAWLVAASGGLAAAFLYLKFFPAQVGKPVPAFARAVRRTAQNKFYVDELYEFILIRPVKFVAFILFRVVDALVIDTVLVRGTAYVTEKVGLGLRRLQTGDAQAYAAIMALAILGGAVYALLQVLS, encoded by the coding sequence ATGGACGGAATCGTCGAATTCTTCAGAACGGCACCCATCCCCCCCGAGGTCTTCGCACCCTCGCTGGGATTGATCATCCTGCTGCCGCTCCTGGGCGCGTTCGTGTGCGGCGTGTTCGGCAAGTGGCTGGGCCGGGCGAACGTGCACCTGGTGGCGTGCTCCGCCATCGCCGGCGCCTTCGTGCTGAGCCTGATGGCCTTCTGGGCCACCAGCGACGCGGCGGGCGGGCGCGTGGTGAGCATGCCCAACCCGTTCGGCATCGACCGGGACGTGGTGCGCTACGCCATCGCGCATGACTACGGCACCTGGTTCGCGGCGGGCGACTTCCGCGTGAACTTCGGGCTGATGGTGGACCACCTGTCGGGCATCCTGCTGCTGGTCATCACCGGCGTGGGCTTCCTCATCCACCTGTACTCCACCAGCTACATGGAGCACGACGACGGGTACTGGCGCTTCTTCGCGTACCTGAACCTCTTCGTCGCCGCGATGCTGACGCTGGTGATGGCCGACAACCTGGTCCTGCTCTTCGTGGGCTGGGAGGGCGTCGGCATGGCCAGCTACCTGCTCATCGGCTTCTGGTACACGGACAGCGCGAAGGCGTGGGCGGGCCGCAAGGCGTTCGTCACCAACCGCATCGGTGACTTCGCGTTCCTCATCGCCACGTTCCTGCTCGTGCTCACGGTGGGCGCCTTCAACCGCCAGGCGGACGCGCGCGACTACTCCGCCGCGGGCAGCACCCGGTCCCGCTACGAGCAGGGCCTGTCGGCGAAGGGCCCCGTCACCTTCAAGGGCCTGGAGAAGATGGCCCTCGCCATGCCCGAGGGCGTCGGCGGCGCGGTGGCCCTGTCCACGCCCATCAAGGAGGGCCCGCTGGCGGGCTACACCTTCGGTGGCGTGATGACCGCCACCATGCTGCTGTTCCTGCTGGGCGCGGCGGGCAAGAGCGCGCAGCTGCCGCTGTACGTCTGGCTGCCGGACGCGATGGCCGGCCCGACGCCGGTGTCCGCCCTCATCCACGCCGCCACGATGGTCACGGCGGGCGTGTACCTGTTCTGCCGCATGAGTTCGCTGCTGGTGCTCAGCCCCACCGCCATGGCGACCATCGCCATCGTGGGCGCGCTGACGTCGCTCCTGGCGGCGCTCATCGCGTTCGCGCAGGACGACATCAAGAAGGTGCTCGCCTACTCCACGGTGTCGCAGCTGGGCATCATGTTCATGGGCGTGGGCATGGGCGTCTTCTGGGCGGCCGCGCTGCACCTGGTGACGCACGCGTGCTTCAAGGCCTGCCTCTTCCTGGGTGCCGGCAGCGTGATGCACGGCAACGGGGACGAGACGGACATCAAGAAGCTGGGCGGCCTGTGGAAGGAGATGAAGTGGACGCACGCCACGTTCCTCGTCTCCACGCTGGCCATCACCGGCATCATTCCGCTGTCCGGCTTCTTCTCCAAGGACGCCGTCTTCCACGGCGTGCACCACAACCACCTGCAGGACCTGCACTGGGTGTCCGGCTTCGTCTATGCGATGGGCCTGCTCATCACCGCGTGCACCGCGTTCTACATGTCGCGCGTGTACCTGCTGACCTTCACGGGCAAGCGCTCCCCCGAGGCCAAGCTGGCGCACGCCCATGAGAGCTCCTGGTTCATGACGCTGCCCCTGGTGGTGCTGGCGTTCCTCAGCGTCGTGACGCTGGTGTACGCGCTGCCGCTGATGCCCCGCTCGGGTGGCGGCTTCCAGCCGCTGTTCGAGAACTTCCTGAGCCCGGTACTCCGCCCGGCGGAGACGGTCGCCCGCGTGGCCAAGACGGTGGCGCTGGACAACAGCGCGCCGGCCTTCATGGACTACCTCATCGCGTGGCTGGTGGCCGCGTCCGGCGGTCTGGCGGCGGCGTTCCTCTACCTGAAGTTCTTCCCCGCCCAGGTGGGCAAGCCGGTGCCGGCGTTCGCCCGCGCGGTGCGCCGCACGGCGCAGAACAAGTTCTACGTGGATGAGCTGTACGAGTTCATCCTCATCCGGCCGGTGAAGTTCGTGGCCTTCATCCTCTTCCGCGTGGTGGACGCGCTGGTCATCGACACGGTGCTGGTGCGCGGCACCGCCTACGTGACGGAGAAGGTGGGCCTCGGGCTGCGCCGGCTCCAGACGGGTGACGCGCAGGCCTACGCCGCCATCATGGCGCTCGCCATCCTGGGCGGCGCGGTCTACGCCCTCCTGCAGGTGCTTTCATGA
- the nuoK gene encoding NADH-quinone oxidoreductase subunit NuoK, whose product MVPITYYLLLAAALFCMGMFGVLVRTNALVVFMCVELMLNAVNLTFLAFARMHGDGIGHVSAFFVIAVAAAEAAIGLAIVIAVFRSRGSVNVDDIRTMKH is encoded by the coding sequence ATGGTTCCCATCACCTACTACCTCCTGCTGGCCGCCGCGCTCTTCTGCATGGGCATGTTCGGCGTGCTGGTGCGCACCAACGCGCTGGTCGTCTTCATGTGCGTGGAGCTGATGCTCAACGCGGTCAATCTCACGTTCCTGGCCTTCGCGCGGATGCACGGCGACGGCATCGGGCATGTGTCCGCCTTCTTCGTCATCGCCGTGGCGGCCGCGGAAGCGGCCATCGGTCTGGCCATCGTCATCGCGGTCTTCCGCAGTCGCGGCTCCGTGAACGTGGACGACATCCGGACGATGAAGCACTGA
- a CDS encoding NADH-quinone oxidoreductase subunit J family protein has translation MNTELVLFGVFAVMTLVSAGLVITARSPINSAMSLVSTFFFLAGIYVLLWAHTVAIIQVLVYAGAIMVLFLFVIMLLNLGDAPHRGRPTVTRILGGASAFGLLAVLAVTLGRTNAMPADLSLPEQATFGTIAAVGQSIFTAWLLPFEAVSLLLLVAMVGAVVVAKSRI, from the coding sequence TTGAACACTGAGTTGGTTCTCTTCGGCGTTTTCGCCGTCATGACGCTGGTGTCGGCGGGGCTCGTCATCACCGCGCGGAGCCCCATCAACTCCGCCATGTCCCTGGTGTCGACGTTCTTCTTCCTGGCCGGCATCTACGTGCTCCTGTGGGCGCACACGGTGGCCATCATCCAGGTGCTCGTCTACGCGGGCGCCATCATGGTGCTCTTCCTGTTCGTCATCATGCTGCTGAACCTGGGGGACGCGCCCCACCGCGGTCGCCCCACGGTGACGCGCATCCTGGGCGGCGCCTCCGCGTTCGGCCTGCTGGCCGTGCTCGCCGTGACGCTCGGCCGCACGAACGCCATGCCCGCCGACCTGAGCCTCCCGGAACAGGCGACGTTCGGCACCATCGCGGCCGTCGGCCAGTCCATCTTCACCGCCTGGCTGCTCCCGTTCGAAGCCGTCAGCCTGCTGCTCCTGGTGGCGATGGTGGGCGCGGTGGTGGTGGCCAAGTCCCGGATCTGA
- the nuoF gene encoding NADH-quinone oxidoreductase subunit NuoF, whose product MASTAKAVEPVISAAWGKPQSWTLDSYRQRGGYDGLKRALTMEPQAIIDEVKKSNLRGRGGAGFPTGMKWSFVPKDSPKPKYLAVNGDESEPGTFKDRYILENDPHMMLEGIAIASYALGVHTCYVYLRGEFKFQAERTQAAIDEAYKAGIFGKSMLGKDFQLDCYVVRGAGAYICGEETALLESLEGKKGWPRLKPPFPAVVGLFGSPTVVNNVETLASVPCILAKGAEWYAKLGTEKSGGTHLVCLSGSVNRPGVYEVGMHTTILELIHDDQYGQGMPKGRKVKAVIPGGSSAPVLGADELDVALEFEALKMKQTMAGSGGVIVMDDATCMVRSLWRVARFYAEESCGQCTPCREGTPWQTRLLRKIEEGRGEPGDIDLLSNVASSIAPYPPIGLGNTICALGDAAALPTHSFLMRFRDEFEAHLREKRCPFGEHPWGSYGDWS is encoded by the coding sequence ATGGCCTCTACGGCAAAGGCGGTTGAACCCGTCATCTCTGCGGCCTGGGGCAAGCCCCAGTCCTGGACCCTGGACAGCTACCGGCAGCGCGGTGGCTACGACGGGCTCAAGCGGGCGCTCACGATGGAGCCCCAGGCCATCATCGACGAGGTGAAGAAGTCCAACCTCCGCGGTCGCGGCGGCGCCGGCTTCCCCACGGGCATGAAGTGGAGCTTCGTCCCCAAGGACAGCCCCAAGCCCAAGTACCTGGCGGTCAACGGCGACGAGTCCGAGCCGGGCACCTTCAAGGACCGCTACATCCTGGAGAACGACCCGCACATGATGCTGGAGGGCATCGCCATCGCGTCGTACGCGCTGGGCGTGCACACCTGCTACGTGTACCTGCGCGGCGAGTTCAAGTTCCAGGCGGAGCGCACCCAGGCGGCCATCGACGAGGCCTACAAGGCCGGCATCTTCGGCAAGTCCATGCTGGGCAAGGACTTCCAGTTGGACTGCTACGTCGTCCGGGGCGCGGGCGCGTACATCTGCGGTGAGGAGACGGCGCTGCTGGAAAGCCTGGAGGGCAAGAAGGGCTGGCCGCGCCTGAAGCCGCCCTTCCCCGCCGTGGTGGGCCTGTTCGGCAGCCCCACCGTGGTGAACAACGTGGAGACGCTCGCCAGCGTGCCCTGCATCCTCGCGAAGGGCGCGGAGTGGTACGCGAAGCTGGGCACGGAGAAGTCCGGCGGCACGCACCTGGTCTGCCTGTCGGGTTCGGTGAACCGCCCGGGCGTCTACGAGGTGGGGATGCACACCACCATCCTGGAGCTGATCCACGACGACCAGTACGGCCAGGGCATGCCCAAGGGCCGCAAGGTGAAGGCGGTCATCCCGGGCGGGTCCTCCGCGCCGGTGCTGGGCGCGGACGAGCTGGACGTGGCGCTGGAGTTCGAGGCGCTGAAGATGAAGCAGACGATGGCCGGCTCCGGCGGCGTCATCGTGATGGACGACGCCACCTGCATGGTGCGCAGCCTGTGGCGCGTGGCCCGCTTCTACGCGGAAGAGTCCTGCGGCCAGTGCACGCCGTGCCGCGAGGGCACGCCCTGGCAGACGCGCCTGCTGCGCAAGATTGAAGAGGGCCGGGGCGAGCCGGGCGACATCGACCTGCTGTCGAACGTGGCATCCTCCATCGCGCCGTACCCGCCCATCGGTCTGGGCAACACCATCTGCGCCCTGGGCGACGCGGCGGCGCTGCCCACGCACTCCTTCCTCATGCGGTTCCGGGACGAGTTCGAAGCGCACCTGCGGGAGAAGCGCTGCCCGTTCGGTGAGCACCCCTGGGGTTCCTACGGAGACTGGTCTTGA
- a CDS encoding NADH-quinone oxidoreductase subunit NuoE family protein encodes MAEPLFTPEEQKKFDAGIAEILSHYPPDRKSAGMLPALRLLQDLKGWLPPEGLRLVAKNLEVTPERAYEVASFYVMYHLKKPGKYVIDVCTNLSCSLWGAEKMLAYLEQKLGMTAGETNEKFTLRETECLASCGTAPCLQINEDHHERLTQAKLDAILARLS; translated from the coding sequence ATGGCGGAGCCCCTGTTCACTCCTGAAGAGCAGAAGAAGTTCGACGCGGGGATCGCGGAAATCCTCTCGCACTACCCCCCTGATCGCAAAAGCGCCGGGATGTTGCCCGCGCTTCGCCTGCTTCAGGACCTCAAGGGCTGGCTGCCGCCCGAAGGCCTGCGGTTGGTGGCGAAGAATCTGGAAGTCACGCCGGAGCGCGCCTACGAGGTCGCCAGCTTCTACGTGATGTACCACCTCAAGAAACCGGGCAAATACGTCATCGACGTGTGCACGAACCTGTCCTGTTCGCTGTGGGGGGCGGAGAAGATGCTCGCCTACCTGGAGCAGAAGCTGGGCATGACCGCGGGGGAGACGAACGAGAAGTTCACCCTGCGCGAGACCGAGTGCCTGGCGTCCTGCGGAACGGCGCCCTGCCTGCAGATCAACGAGGACCACCACGAGCGCCTGACCCAGGCCAAGCTGGACGCCATCCTGGCCCGGCTGTCGTGA
- a CDS encoding TIGR02266 family protein, translating into MSPDPADQRQHPRIPTILRVDYPHGRPLRDVTENLSAGGFFVQTEQLFVVGDELRLALSFPGLLDPVEVGGTVAWVRLAAPDQPGGVGIRVESEQDRRRLGDILSAAGPDDSAANPSEQDGYRVLIVEDNPHIIEMYSYVLKKLASNDLHGKVPLEVHFAPDGHHALLRLREDRFSLVMLDLYMPVMDGFALVERIREEEALKSIPVIAISAGGKEAQDRAMQLGVDIYLRKPVRFVEVLETVKQLLRIQ; encoded by the coding sequence ATGAGCCCGGACCCTGCGGACCAGCGGCAGCACCCCCGTATCCCCACCATCCTCAGGGTGGACTACCCACATGGGCGTCCGCTCCGGGACGTGACGGAGAACCTGTCCGCCGGGGGGTTCTTCGTCCAGACGGAGCAGCTCTTCGTCGTCGGGGATGAGCTTCGGCTCGCACTTTCTTTCCCGGGACTGCTGGATCCGGTAGAAGTCGGCGGCACCGTGGCCTGGGTGCGGCTGGCGGCTCCGGATCAGCCCGGGGGCGTCGGCATCCGTGTGGAGAGCGAGCAGGATCGGCGGCGACTGGGTGACATCTTGAGTGCGGCGGGACCAGACGACAGCGCGGCGAACCCCTCCGAGCAGGACGGGTACCGTGTGCTCATCGTCGAGGACAACCCCCACATCATCGAGATGTACAGCTACGTGCTGAAGAAGCTCGCGAGCAACGACCTGCACGGCAAGGTCCCCCTGGAGGTCCACTTCGCGCCGGACGGGCACCACGCCCTGCTGCGGCTGCGCGAGGACCGCTTCAGCCTGGTGATGCTGGACCTGTACATGCCGGTGATGGACGGGTTCGCCCTGGTGGAGCGCATCCGCGAGGAGGAGGCGCTCAAGTCGATTCCGGTCATCGCCATCTCCGCGGGCGGCAAGGAGGCCCAGGACCGGGCCATGCAACTGGGCGTGGACATCTACCTGCGCAAGCCGGTGCGGTTCGTGGAAGTGCTGGAGACGGTGAAGCAGCTGCTGCGCATCCAGTAG
- a CDS encoding serine/threonine-protein kinase produces MTKPAIHRDTVSGEALLILQNLRENGRLGRSNKLADVKAALEPSVSLEFDNYFFFLRKFHYIAMDREAQLKLTEQGEKVVGGDLQDRFALEVDEFFADQLSAEEPTHIGRLEEDEPLSVPPPPPELLLDEAEVDGGAQASQVGPPPMPASRTHRVAMPALELGMAAPQVASPPIPTPQPSPWQDVPEPRRETLIGLPPSAPPPVPAPPPSAPQPLVITSPLAAAPAPMPPPSTTPAPAAPVPNAAAVAKGSTDLDLRYQKFDPIGTGPLGTVFKGRYNALGLDICIKELKDIFGYFSFLQRGEVLKRLKKELCAQAQVRHPGVVQIIDQNVESTRPYFVVELMRGSLKEKLESSGGKGIDVPHALRTFLQLAYGLRAAHAAGLTHHNLKPENVLFDAYGNAKLADFGMSRVVEVDATKGMPQVFMGMGGMVYMAPELMNRGAKEPGPSADVYGLGILLYEMFTGQIPGRRSPLPSEVNPEAPSGLDQLFDKATQDKREQRYPDVDAMLEDFYKAFPEREYLERGSLIVSSDPQQD; encoded by the coding sequence ATGACGAAGCCCGCAATCCATCGTGACACCGTCAGTGGCGAGGCGCTGCTCATCCTGCAGAATCTGCGGGAGAACGGCCGCCTGGGACGCTCGAACAAGCTGGCCGACGTGAAGGCCGCCCTCGAACCGTCCGTCTCGCTGGAGTTCGACAACTACTTCTTCTTCCTGCGCAAGTTCCACTACATCGCCATGGACCGCGAGGCCCAGCTCAAGCTCACCGAGCAGGGCGAGAAGGTGGTGGGCGGGGACCTGCAGGACCGCTTCGCCCTGGAGGTGGACGAGTTCTTCGCCGACCAGCTGTCGGCGGAGGAGCCGACGCACATCGGGCGGCTGGAGGAGGACGAGCCCCTGAGCGTCCCGCCGCCGCCGCCAGAGCTGCTGCTGGACGAGGCGGAGGTGGACGGGGGCGCCCAGGCCTCGCAGGTGGGGCCGCCGCCGATGCCCGCGTCGCGCACCCACCGGGTGGCGATGCCGGCGCTGGAGCTGGGCATGGCCGCGCCCCAGGTCGCCTCGCCGCCCATCCCCACGCCGCAGCCGTCGCCCTGGCAGGACGTGCCGGAGCCGCGCCGGGAGACCCTCATCGGGCTGCCGCCGTCCGCGCCCCCGCCCGTCCCCGCGCCGCCTCCCAGCGCTCCCCAACCCCTGGTCATCACCTCTCCGCTCGCCGCCGCGCCCGCTCCGATGCCCCCTCCCTCCACGACTCCCGCCCCCGCGGCCCCGGTCCCCAACGCCGCCGCGGTGGCGAAGGGCTCCACCGACCTGGACCTGCGCTACCAGAAGTTCGACCCCATTGGCACGGGCCCGCTGGGCACCGTCTTCAAGGGTCGCTACAACGCCCTGGGCCTGGACATCTGCATCAAGGAGCTGAAGGACATCTTCGGCTACTTCTCCTTCCTCCAGCGCGGTGAGGTCCTCAAGCGGCTGAAGAAGGAGCTGTGCGCGCAGGCGCAGGTGCGCCACCCGGGCGTGGTGCAGATCATCGACCAGAACGTGGAGTCCACCCGGCCGTACTTCGTGGTGGAGCTGATGCGCGGCAGCCTGAAGGAGAAGCTGGAGTCCAGCGGCGGCAAGGGCATCGACGTGCCGCACGCGCTGCGCACGTTCCTGCAGCTGGCGTACGGCCTCAGGGCCGCGCACGCCGCGGGCCTCACCCACCACAACCTCAAGCCGGAGAACGTCCTCTTCGACGCGTACGGCAACGCGAAGCTCGCCGACTTCGGCATGAGCCGCGTGGTGGAGGTGGACGCCACCAAGGGCATGCCCCAGGTGTTCATGGGCATGGGCGGCATGGTGTACATGGCGCCCGAGCTGATGAACCGGGGCGCCAAGGAGCCGGGCCCGTCCGCGGACGTGTACGGCCTGGGCATCCTGCTCTACGAGATGTTCACCGGGCAGATCCCCGGTCGCCGCTCGCCCCTGCCCTCGGAGGTGAACCCGGAGGCGCCCAGCGGCCTGGATCAGCTCTTCGACAAGGCCACCCAGGACAAGCGCGAGCAGCGCTACCCGGACGTGGACGCGATGCTGGAGGACTTCTACAAGGCCTTCCCGGAGCGCGAGTACCTGGAGCGCGGCTCTCTCATCGTGTCCTCCGACCCGCAGCAGGACTGA
- the serB gene encoding phosphoserine phosphatase SerB — protein sequence MTARPSDTVLLTVTGRDGPDTTSRLTGILADAGAELLDVEQVVVQGLLTLALLVRPAAHVPEGGDPWQALLVAARELGVTVDVRAVAPVAAPAGPEPLRYVVTAVGRTLGAREVHALTARLAGQGARLERITRLSETPLASVELHVTLAPDADPSALKRALLALSMESPTFDVALQRESLYRRGKRMVVMDMDSTLIRIEVIDELARAHGVHAKVAAITERAMHGEMDYDESLRQRVALLAGLDVQVLRELAANLPLTEGAETLVRVLRRLGYRTAVISGGFSVAAEALQARLGIDFAYSNTLEARDGKLTGRTVGTIVNARRKAELLETLARQEGILLEQVIAVGDGANDLLMLEKAGLGIAFRAKPKLREAADTSISAGGLDTILYLLGLTARELREVT from the coding sequence ATGACCGCGCGCCCCTCCGACACCGTCCTCCTCACCGTCACCGGAAGGGACGGCCCCGACACCACCTCCCGCCTCACCGGCATCCTCGCGGACGCGGGCGCGGAGCTGCTCGACGTGGAGCAGGTGGTGGTGCAGGGCCTGCTCACCCTGGCCCTCCTGGTGCGCCCCGCTGCCCATGTCCCCGAGGGTGGAGACCCGTGGCAGGCGCTGCTCGTCGCGGCGCGCGAGCTGGGCGTCACGGTGGACGTCCGCGCGGTGGCGCCCGTCGCCGCGCCCGCCGGGCCCGAGCCGCTGCGCTATGTCGTCACCGCCGTGGGCAGGACGCTGGGCGCGCGGGAGGTGCACGCGCTGACGGCGCGGCTGGCCGGGCAGGGCGCGCGCTTGGAGCGCATCACCCGCCTGAGCGAGACGCCGCTGGCGTCCGTGGAGCTGCACGTCACGCTGGCGCCGGACGCGGACCCCTCCGCGCTCAAGCGCGCGCTCCTGGCGCTGTCCATGGAGAGCCCCACGTTCGACGTGGCCCTCCAGCGCGAGAGCCTCTACCGGCGCGGCAAGCGGATGGTGGTGATGGACATGGACTCCACGCTCATCCGCATCGAGGTCATCGACGAGCTGGCGCGGGCGCACGGCGTCCACGCGAAGGTGGCCGCCATCACCGAGCGCGCGATGCACGGGGAGATGGACTACGACGAGTCCCTGCGCCAGCGCGTGGCGCTGCTGGCCGGGCTGGACGTCCAGGTGCTGCGCGAGCTGGCCGCGAACCTGCCGCTCACCGAAGGCGCGGAGACGCTGGTGCGCGTGCTCAGGCGCCTGGGCTACCGCACCGCCGTCATCAGCGGGGGCTTCTCCGTGGCGGCCGAGGCGCTCCAGGCGCGCCTGGGCATCGACTTCGCGTACTCCAACACGCTGGAGGCCCGGGACGGGAAGCTCACCGGACGCACCGTGGGCACCATCGTCAACGCGCGCCGCAAGGCGGAGCTGCTGGAGACGCTCGCGCGGCAGGAGGGCATCCTGCTGGAGCAGGTCATCGCCGTGGGGGACGGGGCCAACGACCTGCTGATGCTGGAGAAGGCAGGGCTGGGCATCGCCTTCCGCGCGAAGCCCAAGCTGCGTGAAGCCGCCGACACGTCCATCTCCGCCGGCGGGCTGGACACCATCCTGTACCTGCTGGGCCTCACCGCGCGCGAGCTGCGCGAGGTGACGTAG
- a CDS encoding general secretion pathway protein GspE, which translates to MAPPSRNRIADILIKARVIDELQLRSALASLDQWGGRVSRVVADLGLASEETITQAICQGLGMPRVQLGNLTKDMAALSRVDVILAEQKGIFPVQLKDNGKTLVLAMSDPTDLATLDQVAARSRARVVPMVAGDREIEHAILRHYRNQEPVEKKRFKSDAKQQDAGELPEEEEFKVVDMSGKTVVKRISDIVDPKAAPPAAAPAAPPAAAGSSASDILDEILAGGSPTSEWTEADLQRLQTVQQNQEKSSKILRALLELVFEKGQVQQRELAARMRL; encoded by the coding sequence ATGGCTCCCCCTTCCCGGAATCGCATCGCGGACATCCTCATCAAGGCGCGCGTCATCGACGAGCTGCAGCTTCGCAGCGCGCTCGCGTCGCTGGACCAGTGGGGCGGGCGCGTGTCGCGCGTCGTCGCGGACCTGGGCCTGGCGTCCGAGGAGACCATCACCCAGGCCATCTGCCAGGGGCTGGGAATGCCCCGCGTGCAGTTGGGAAACCTGACCAAGGATATGGCCGCGCTGTCGCGCGTGGACGTCATCCTCGCCGAGCAGAAGGGCATCTTCCCCGTCCAGCTCAAGGACAACGGCAAGACGCTGGTGCTGGCGATGTCGGACCCCACGGACCTGGCGACGCTGGACCAGGTGGCGGCGCGCAGCCGCGCTCGCGTGGTGCCCATGGTGGCGGGCGACCGCGAAATCGAGCACGCCATCCTGCGCCACTACCGCAACCAGGAGCCGGTGGAGAAGAAGCGCTTCAAGTCGGACGCGAAGCAGCAGGACGCGGGTGAGCTCCCGGAGGAGGAGGAGTTCAAGGTCGTGGACATGAGCGGCAAGACGGTCGTCAAACGCATCAGCGACATCGTCGACCCGAAGGCCGCGCCCCCCGCCGCCGCGCCGGCCGCGCCCCCCGCCGCCGCCGGCTCCAGCGCCTCCGACATCCTGGATGAGATCCTCGCGGGCGGCTCGCCCACCTCCGAGTGGACGGAGGCGGACCTGCAGCGGCTGCAGACGGTGCAGCAGAACCAGGAGAAGAGCTCGAAGATCCTCCGCGCGCTGCTGGAGCTCGTCTTCGAGAAGGGCCAGGTGCAGCAGCGCGAGCTGGCCGCGCGCATGCGCCTGTAG
- a CDS encoding CPXCG motif-containing cysteine-rich protein has translation MQPFADAATQTCPYCGEEVEVDVDSLGASSEAYVEDCPVCCRPWEVKVTRDEDGPSVTLGRDDD, from the coding sequence ATGCAGCCCTTCGCGGATGCCGCCACCCAGACGTGCCCGTACTGCGGTGAAGAGGTGGAAGTCGACGTGGACTCGCTGGGCGCCTCCTCCGAGGCCTACGTGGAGGACTGCCCCGTCTGCTGCCGTCCCTGGGAGGTGAAGGTCACCCGGGACGAGGACGGCCCCTCCGTCACCCTGGGCCGGGACGACGACTGA
- a CDS encoding Hsp20/alpha crystallin family protein — protein sequence MSNRNAYNAAVTLPLLRDFDLLFRELSSASAGTRPDMEHTLTPAADILEAEAGITLRIDLPGHDAKAIQVKVENNVLTVRSERKAEAVAEGTTLRRQERSTGVYARQFRLPDTVDATRVEARYDNGVLSLTLPRREETKPRVVEVKVQG from the coding sequence CTGAGCAACCGCAATGCCTACAACGCCGCCGTCACGCTGCCCCTGCTGCGCGACTTCGACCTGCTGTTCCGCGAGCTGTCCTCGGCGTCCGCCGGCACCCGTCCGGACATGGAGCACACCCTGACGCCCGCGGCCGACATCCTCGAGGCCGAGGCCGGCATCACGCTGCGCATCGACCTGCCCGGCCATGACGCCAAGGCCATCCAGGTGAAGGTGGAGAACAACGTCCTGACCGTGCGCTCCGAGCGCAAGGCGGAGGCCGTCGCGGAGGGCACCACGCTGCGGCGCCAGGAGCGGTCCACCGGCGTCTACGCGCGCCAGTTCCGCCTGCCCGACACGGTGGATGCCACCCGGGTGGAGGCCCGCTACGACAACGGCGTGCTGTCCCTCACCCTGCCGCGTCGCGAGGAGACCAAGCCCCGCGTCGTCGAGGTGAAGGTCCAGGGTTGA
- a CDS encoding response regulator codes for MASGTMQSEGSTAMTDQLYTTHDISRLLQVDPSTVSKWIDRGILMAFRTPGGHRRVRSTDLRTFLVTHQMPVPEELGSSTVRLLIVDDERQTLDAIKRAFKPYANQVEIQTTTSGVEALLLVSEQKPHGMLMDINMPDIDGIEVCKRIRARKQMEGVRLITMTSNHTPDVVEQSKQAGAVACLAKPLDVNAVLELFRVPMALGASANRK; via the coding sequence ATGGCTAGTGGAACGATGCAGTCCGAGGGGAGTACGGCGATGACGGACCAGCTCTACACGACGCACGACATCAGTCGGTTGCTTCAGGTGGATCCGTCGACGGTGAGCAAGTGGATCGACCGGGGCATCCTGATGGCCTTCCGCACGCCGGGCGGTCACCGCCGGGTGCGCTCGACCGACCTGCGCACCTTCCTGGTCACCCACCAGATGCCCGTGCCCGAGGAGCTGGGCAGCAGCACGGTGCGCCTGCTGATTGTGGACGACGAGCGGCAGACGCTGGATGCCATCAAGCGCGCGTTCAAGCCTTACGCGAACCAGGTGGAGATCCAGACGACGACGAGCGGCGTGGAGGCGCTCCTGCTGGTGTCGGAGCAGAAGCCGCACGGGATGCTCATGGACATCAACATGCCGGACATCGACGGCATCGAAGTCTGCAAGCGCATCCGCGCGCGCAAGCAGATGGAGGGCGTGCGGCTCATCACCATGACGAGCAATCACACGCCGGACGTCGTGGAGCAGTCCAAGCAGGCCGGCGCGGTGGCGTGCCTTGCGAAGCCGCTGGACGTGAACGCGGTGCTGGAGCTGTTCCGGGTGCCCATGGCACTGGGCGCCAGCGCCAACCGCAAGTAG